One Epinephelus lanceolatus isolate andai-2023 chromosome 10, ASM4190304v1, whole genome shotgun sequence genomic region harbors:
- the LOC117265569 gene encoding transmembrane protein 42-like: MPYSANMISGSVYALLAGFLGAAASLCAKLSLGADYMREMCESGLSGWTDTHGGTTACDWLHIPLRLLCGGLLFTCNTIMWTFFSKALRHCSSSARATVTTTASNFICSAILGRVIFGESHATLWWVGVSLTLCGLLLLHRSTPQTLPQEEDKKDK; this comes from the exons ATGCCATACTCTGCAAATATGATTTCAGGGTCGGTTTACGCGTTGTTAGCGGGTTTTTTGGGTGCTGCAGCCTCTCTGTGTGCCAAGCTGTCACTCGGTGCTGACTACATGAGAGAGATGTGTGAGTCTGGGCTCAGCGGCTGGACTGATACACACGGTGGGACTACAGCCTGTGACTGG ctcCACATCCCCCTGCGGCTGTTGTGTGGAGGCCTGCTGTTCACCTGTAATACTATCATGTGGACATTCTTCTCCAAGGCCCTCAGACACTGCTCCTCTTCAGCCAGGGCCACAGTCACAACCACTGCATCCAACTTCATCTGCTCA GCCATCCTGGGGAGGGTGATTTTTGGAGAGAGTCATGCAACTCTATGGTGGGTGGGAGTCTCTCTCACACTGTGtggactgctgctgcttcatAGGTCCACACCTCAGACACTCCCACAGGAAGAGGACAAAAAGGACAAGTGA
- the kiaa1143 gene encoding uncharacterized protein KIAA1143 homolog: MNKNKASSVSWVKPAEPSFLKKFKNDVGYKEGPTVDTKRQEMPTLDDDSGSDREDELPQVVVLKDGDLTAEDVKKIKGDMRSGGGAEKDDEPPPDGKILFKKPAKRSSSDKFQGITASSSKKKKKSDGGEEKKEEEKKEVKSGKTVKNNSLLSFGGDEEDEEED; the protein is encoded by the exons ATGAACAAAAATAAGGCCAGTAGCGTGTCGTGGGTGAAACCAGCGGAGCCTTCCTTTCTGAAGAAGTTTAAAAATGATGTTGGTTATAAAGAAGGGCCGACTGTTGATACTAAG CGTCAGGAGATGCCGACACTGGATGATGACAGCGGGAGTGATCGGGAGGATGAGTTACCTCAGGTTGTGGTTCTAAAAGACGGAGATCTGACCGCAGAGGACGTGAAGAAGATCAAGGGCGATATGCGCTCAGGAGGAGGCGCAGAGAAAG ATGATGAACCTCCTCCTGATGGTAAAATCCTCTTCAAGAAACCAGCCAAGCGCTCCTCCTCAGACAAATTCCAGGGCATCACTGCCAGCTCcagcaagaagaagaagaagagtgatgggggagaggagaagaaggaggaggagaagaaggaggtgAAGTCCGGAAAGACAGTAAAAAATAACAGCCTTCTGTCATTTGGAGGGGACGAGGAGGACGAAGAGGAGGACTAA